The sequence acaacCACCCCTCTACCTGTTCCTCTCAGGACCTGCAGTGAGGCAACATGCCAGTTTAAATGCCATTCACCGCTGTCCTGAGAAACGCGCACGgacaaaactaaacaaaaacaagaaaccaaaacaaaagacaaaaacaaaacaaaacaaaacaaaaaaaaacatgtagaaTACTAAAAAATCCCAAAGATCAAGACTTACGAAATAAAACCAATATTTACAttgtacacatttttttttcttggttttCGACatgatcatttttttttatcttctctcTGAGTTGACTTTGTTTCCCATCATTCGTTTTGAAATACTGACAGACACGAATAAACGTGTGGATGattccttcctttctctctctcttgctctctctctctctctttctccactctcctctctcagccCTTGCTTCGTTATTCCTCCTttattctctccatcctcccgTTTAGCCCACCTTCTGGGGGTTGGTGGCGCGGACTCCTTGCTCGTACGTGATTCGCTGGCTGATGAGATACTGGGCAGCCTGCGTCGCCGCTGGCGATCCGGTGATGGTGACCTTGCGGTTCCGGGTTCCCGGGATGAACTCGCCCTTTTTGGAGATCTGGATCCGGGCGCCGGTCAGTTCCTGGTATTCCACTAGCGTCTTGCCGCCCTTGCCCAAGATGGCACCGACGAGGTTCTCGGGCACGGCGATCTCCACGACGTCCTTGGCGCCCTCGCCCAGCTTCTCTGTGGCCAGCAGCGAGCTGGCGACCAGCGGGGAGGCGGCGCTCAGGTAGCCGTTGGTGGCGCCGGTGGCCGCGGCCAGCGATCCCAGCGTGAAGCCGCCCAGCGTGGCGGCCGGGTGCCCGGCGCTCGTGGACGCGTCGCTGGCGTACGACGCCAGCAGGTTGGCGGCGGCCGCCGCGGCGGGGTTAGCGCTGGCGGCCACGGCGGCTAGCACGCCGGAGGCGGCGGCCGGGTTGAGCCCCAGGCCCAGCGAGTTGGTGTTGTAGCCGTAGCTGGCTAACGTGTTGAGCGCCGAGGTGATGGCCAGCAGGTCGTTACCTGAGAAGCTGGACATGGCCGTGGGGAAGGCGCCCACCCCAGCGAGGCTCGCCTGGCCCAGGAGGCTGGAGGCGGTGGCTGCCGCAGCGGCCGCGGCGGCGGGCATGACCTCGGTGGAGTTGGCGTAGGGAGAGCCGGTGGGGTTGGAGTTGGCCACGGGGCCTGTGATGTTGGAGTAGCTGATGTTGAGGCAGCTGCTGCTCTGGGGGTCCTCCTGGATCTTCTGGACGATGATCTCCACCGCTTTGCGGTTCTGTTCGGGCTCGCCGCTGATGGTCACCACGCGCTCCTGCAGGTTGATGCCCTCGGGCTTCTGCGAGAGCTGCACCCAGGCACCGGACTGCTCCATCACGGCCTTGACCGTGGCGCCACCCTTACCGATGATCAGGCCTGCCGTGCTGTTGGGGACGATGAGCTTAGCcttgaggagagagagtggagggaagAAAGGacaacagaagagaagagaagagaagagaagagaagagaagagaagagaagacaagagaagaggagagaagagaagagaagagaagaagagagaagagaagagaagagaagagaagagaagaggagagaagagaagagatgagaagaagagagaagagaagagaagagaagaagagagaagagaagagaagaggagagaagagaagagatgagaagaagagagaagagaagacaagagaagagaagagaagagaagagaagacaagagaagacaagagaagagaagaagagaagagatgagaagagaagacaagagaagagaagacaagagaagacaagagaagagaagaagagaagagatgagaagagaagagaagagaagagaagagaagagaagagaagagaagaagagagaagagatgagaagagaagagaagagaagagaagagaagagaagaagagagaagagatgagaagagaagagaagagaagacaagacaagacaagacaagagaagagaagagaagagaagacaagagaagagaagagaagagaagagaagaggagagaagacaagagaagacaagagaagacaagacaagacaagataagagaagagaagagaagagaagagaagagaagagaagagaagagagggaaaaagaagaAGGAAGATTTTAGTTAATATCAATACACACTATATGGAATCAGGGTCAAGTAATGACTTTGAGCTACCGTCATTTCCCATCTATATATCCTATATATAGGACTTTATAGGGTTAATACGATTTTGCAAGAAAAAATAAGGGATTTGTTATAAATGTCAATGCAtttcttttcttcatttttCTGTATGATTAAAACATGATCTGATTCATTAGGCTGTTGGGCACTTCAGTTAATGCATGGGTGTGGTCAAAACACAGTGGTTTGTACACGATGTGGCTAATATACAGTGTACAATATACGATTACTGTAAAGCTAATTCCATTTCATAAAATTATACTACATATAATACAACTAAAAGTGTGAAAATATGGGCACATATATATCTGTCACAATAGTATCATTAATTTGTAATTCTGGAATTACAAACGCTGAAGTTTCAGACGAATGAAGGGCCTGTAATCCTCTGACAAGCTTTCCCAAAGCCGACATTTTTTTACTCCTGATTGAAACATGCAAGGACCACCCTGCATATCTGTTGGTTAGGGAATCCCACCACCGTGGAGCTGATTTGAGAATTCAACTTAAAGAGTAAataacatctttttttttataaggaAAAGCTTAACAAAGTGAAATGTTGCCAGGAAACCAGTAAAACATGCTGGCTAACCACCAGTTCataaggagagaggggaggggggcatagGAGGCGTAGAAAACAAACAGACTGGCTAAGCATGTTAGCATGACACACGGGCACAACAACAACTGCAAAATGCCTGGAAATACAGTTGAAGGAAATTcatgagaaaagaaaaacagcgGGCACAATGTTCATTTTTTTGGTCAATCGACGGGTGGGTGGATGAAAacggaaggagaaagagagagggagagatggagggagggaaagagagagagagagggagagatagagggagggaaagagagagagagagggagagatagagggagggaaagagagagagagagagggagagatggagggagagaggaagagatagagggagggaaagagagagagagagggagagatggagggagagagggagagatggagggagagaggaagagatagagggagggaaagagagtttTTTTGTCGTCCTCCTGGCTGTGAATCACTGGGTATAAAGAGGCTCCTCGTGAAAAGCACCGAGTCCCAGGGGTCAGGGTTGCCATGGAAACCCAACTCCAGCATTCAAGGGGGAATTGAAAGGGAGTCGGAGCGATGCGTAGCAACCGAACGCTCTCcctctgcacgcacacacacacacacacacacacacacacacacacacacacacacacacacacacacacactctgctcacccgcccacactcaaacacacacacacacacacacacacgtactctcTGCTCTCCCGcccacattcatacacacacacacacacacacacacacacacacacacacacacacactgcatacccgcctacactcatacacacacacacacacacacacacaccctcactgtgcctgcccacacacacatacacacaatcaatagcctaccttTTCCTCCACTCCACACTACCATGTGATTGCCTGAGCACACAGCATCCTAGACAAGACAagcaccccctccctcctctacaGCGGCCCTACACCCCATCTCCctttatatacacacatgcactcagcaCACCATCTCCctttatatacacacatgcactcagcaCACCATCTCCctttatatacacacatgcactgagcaCCCCATCTCCctttatatacacacatgcacaccatctccctttatatacacacatgcactcagcaCACCATCTCCctttatatacacacatgcactgagcaCCCCATCTCCctttatatacacacatgcactgagcaCACCATCTCCctttatatacacacatgcactcagcaCACCAGCTCAACATGCCCTCACTTAGCACACACATCATGCAATTAGGGGCTGCAGAGAAACActcacacccttacacacacacacacaaatacataacgCATGGGGAGAGCACCAATATCATGTTcagaaaggcacacacacagacacacacacacacaggcacacacacacacaggcacacacacacacaggcacacacaccactcgcCCTTTGTGTTACAAGCTCCAAGGTGAAGAGTAAGGTTGGCAGGTGAAAAGGGAGGGgtaccaaatgtgtgtgtgtgtgtgtgcgtgtgtgtgtgagagagcagggGGGCAGGGGGATAAAATCCATTATATAGATTTTGCCTGATTTGTATTCATTCATGTGCCTcaacgtgcgcacacacacacacacacacacacacacacacacacacacacacacacacacacacacacacacacacacacacacacagacacacagacaaacacacacactctgcgcTATTTTGGGGCACAGCTTGACACAGACACCATTTCACATGCGTTGTCTCACCCTGCGTGGAAAGTGGAGACAGATAATTAAAGTGGATGCTATAAAGCCTCTCTGGTGACTTTTATAGTGGGGCCAAACAATGCACACACCCAGCCCAGCCACCTCCAATCTAATACATAGGGTAGGGAaaggagagatagggagagacagggagagagagagggagggagagagagggagggagggagggagagagagggagaaagagagagagagggagagagagagggagggagagggagagaaagagagagagggagagagagagggagggagggagagagagggagaaagaaagagagagagaaagggagagagagggagggagagggagagaaagaaagagagagagagagggagggagagagagagagggagagaaagagagagggagagagagagggagggagggagagagagggagaaagagagagagagatggagagagggagggagagagagggcatgaAAATTGGAAAAGAATAGAGGAGGACAAATagcgagagaaagacagaaaggaagGCAGAGATAGTGAACGCAGGAAATAGGGGTTGCTAATTGACTCAGTCgtacatttcttttcttttgtgtgatttgctctctctctctctctctctctctctctctctctctcccccattctCTTTCATCCCTTGCCTTCTTTGTCTGTTTCGGTTCCAATCAGTGCGTCTCAAGGTTCCGTCACTGTCGCAGAACATGCGGCATGTTCCGCCGCTACAGCTGCTTGGCCTTGGCTTGCTGGAGCCTTTGTGCTACAGCTGCCATCTCAAACACTTCAGCGCGAAATGGAAAATATACCGAAGGGTGTCAACACAGACTGACGATGAAGTGTTCTTTTGAAAACAACAccgacaccgacacacacacacacacacacacacacacagagctactgTAGGTGATTAGTCCCACAAATATGACTTAATCcactaatatttttttttcctttaataACTTCACTTTTTGATggaaggaagaagaggaagaggaagagggagagaaagaggaagagaaagagggagagaaagagggagagaaagagggagagcgaggAGGAGAAAATCCTTCACGCTCTTTCCCAGAAGAGGACACATGGAGCGCCATCGATCAATGTTTCCCATGTGCAAAGCGCTGCGGcaaaaaacaaattggtctcgCTTTGCTTGGCTTCAACCACTGCTGCTCAGAGGGATCTgtgaagacccccccccccccccaccaccaccacacacacacacacacacacacacacacacacacccttcgaATCCCCAAAACCTGCCTCTGAGGCTTCAGACACCGTAGAGAGTACGCAGACGAGAAAAGCGTCCGAGGGATTTTTTGGGGATTAAACAGGAATAGACGCTAATGTGGGTGCTGAGCTACGGCTAAATCACCGATTCCATGGTCGGGTTGTCGTAGTGGAACTTCCTTCCTGTCCTGTGGTGGGGTTCTAAAGGTCACGGATTCCAAATGACAGCTCCACGTGCTGCATGTGGGAATGTTATGTGTCACATGACTTGCATGTGAAGACAAGGGAACGAGAGGGGAGAACAGGCGAGCTGTATATCACCCCACAAAtgactctctctccacacatccATTCCACACATGCACTTCATCCCTCcaggtgatatgtgtgtgtcattcccTGGCAGTTTCTGAGTCTTATATCTACATTCATTTATCCAGCAGATGCCTTCGCCCCGAGGTGAGGCACCAAATGAATGTGGGCTGTATTTCATATGAGACACCAGAGAAGCGGCGAGTCATATTTCCTCCCTAAGAAACTCTCCCACCTGGGAACGTGACCTTTTCTGactgaaatacagagagagatagagagagagagagagagagagagagagagagagagagagagagagagagagagagagagagagagagagagagagaaaaagaatacAGAAAAAGTCTCCAGCAGTACGAGTCTCCCTGTTCTGGCTGAGCTCATCACTCATCTCATCACGGGGGCCACGTTACCGTCAGCGGCGGCTGATTTATATCGGCCGTGCGGGGGTGAAAATCCTGGGGGATCAGGGCGCTGCTGGAACACGGAGTGGGAGATGTAAACGGCAGGCGCGGCAGGCGGCGGTTGTGGTTGTGGCGCAGGAACGAGTGGCCGTGCCGCGGGGCATAAATAGCAGCCGTGGCGCGACGCGCGAGACCAGCCTCTTCCCCCTGGAGAGGAGCGCTGATGGCTGGCTGGCCGGCTGGCTGGGGAAAGCCCCAGATAGGGATGCTATTTATACCACACAGCACAGTGCAGCATCCAGACAGCACAGCGCAGCATCACACAGCACAGTGCAGCATccagacagcacagcacagcatcacacagcacagcacagcatcacacagcacagtgcagcatcacacagcacagtgcagcatccagacagcacagcacagcatcacACAGCACAGTGCAGCATCCAGACCTGCACCTTTGAAGCCATCACACCAGGCCTGTGTAGCACACAGCACCATGCCAGACAtgctctcttctctgtgtgtgtgtgtgtgtgtgtgtgtcaatctcATTTAgccatctttctctcctcttctccttctctccatctccaatatgctctctctctttctttttgctGTTCTCAAACTCATCTATTTCAATCTTTTACTCTGACACGCTTTTTCAAGCCCATCACAAAATAATGTCTCTCGTTCTCCcttctgccctctcctctcttctctctcttctctctctcctctctctctcctctctctctcctctctctctcctctcctgtttttCTTGCTCTCTTCAAATTGAtttctttcccttttctttTTGCCCTCTTTCGATTCATGTTCTCCCGGTATACAGGCGCTACCCCACTATATATAGCCACAtatttttgtctgattttctcTCGGCTACAACCAGATCAATTCAGAGTAATCACCAGTTCCATTGGCCAGTGTCCAGCGTCTTAACAACAACCACTTTTCATTGTCTTCCACTTCTTGTGTGATCATTTCCCATGGTGCATCAGGCCACTGATTAAAATGGCCACCCCATTTACGGAAACAGAAACAGAGGCAGGAACGCGTCAACCCAGCATGCAATCACGCAATCTCATCTCACTGAATGAAGCTAAGTGCTCAGGTGAGGGATGAGGAACACTCAGCCCTGTCCATTGTTCCTCCAATGaaaaagatggagggatggataaaggcagagagagagagaaggagagatggaagggTAGAGCAAATTGAAAGGAGAGAAAATGATATGAAGTTAATGTGAGGTAGAGAGTGATGAAGGATAGAATTATGAAGACAACAGAGCtatgtgagaaagagggagagaaagagagagagagagatcaataaAGAGGGGAAGAGGCATGGAGAAAGACACTGCcaaggagagaaaaaggagagatgtatagaaagagagagagagagagaacacatagTGAGAACAAcgctaacagagagagagagagagagtgtgacagtGATGACGAGAGGTAGTGAGGGATATAGAGAAAAGTAGggcgaaagagagagggagaaagaggtagagagagagggagagatgtgctgtgctgtgctatgtCTGTCTCGTCACTAATGCtgagtggatggatggatggatggatggatggatggatggatggatggatagctGTCGGAGGGCTGGGAGAGGATGGCATGAGACTGCAGGATGGCATGAGATGGCTGCGGAGGTGGAAAGCCCTGAGCGCCGTAGGCATGCTGAGGCCCTATCACATGACAGAGCTCCTTAATGCCACTACAAATGCCCACAGGC is a genomic window of Alosa sapidissima isolate fAloSap1 chromosome 15, fAloSap1.pri, whole genome shotgun sequence containing:
- the nova2 gene encoding RNA-binding protein Nova-2 isoform X1, producing the protein MKMMAGGAVQQNGIFSNPHHHSQQPHMESDPPDSRKRPLETPTEASSTKRTNTGGSVSGPYSQLCQSVSFSEDHCDNLILTRSPTGWLEEGEYFLKVLIPSYAAGSIIGKGGQTIVQLQKETGATIKLSKSKDFYPGTTERVCLIQGTVEALNSVHNFIAEKVREMPQSAQKTEPVSILQPQTTVNPDRVKQAKLIVPNSTAGLIIGKGGATVKAVMEQSGAWVQLSQKPEGINLQERVVTISGEPEQNRKAVEIIVQKIQEDPQSSSCLNISYSNITGPVANSNPTGSPYANSTEVMPAAAAAAAATASSLLGQASLAGVGAFPTAMSSFSGNDLLAITSALNTLASYGYNTNSLGLGLNPAAASGVLAAVAASANPAAAAAANLLASYASDASTSAGHPAATLGGFTLGSLAAATGATNGYLSAASPLVASSLLATEKLGEGAKDVVEIAVPENLVGAILGKGGKTLVEYQELTGARIQISKKGEFIPGTRNRKVTITGSPAATQAAQYLISQRITYEQGVRATNPQKVG
- the nova2 gene encoding RNA-binding protein Nova-2 isoform X2; the encoded protein is MKMMAGGAVQQNGIFSNPHHHSQQPHMESDPPDSRKRPLETPTEASSTKRTNTGEEGEYFLKVLIPSYAAGSIIGKGGQTIVQLQKETGATIKLSKSKDFYPGTTERVCLIQGTVEALNSVHNFIAEKVREMPQSAQKTEPVSILQPQTTVNPDRVKQAKLIVPNSTAGLIIGKGGATVKAVMEQSGAWVQLSQKPEGINLQERVVTISGEPEQNRKAVEIIVQKIQEDPQSSSCLNISYSNITGPVANSNPTGSPYANSTEVMPAAAAAAAATASSLLGQASLAGVGAFPTAMSSFSGNDLLAITSALNTLASYGYNTNSLGLGLNPAAASGVLAAVAASANPAAAAAANLLASYASDASTSAGHPAATLGGFTLGSLAAATGATNGYLSAASPLVASSLLATEKLGEGAKDVVEIAVPENLVGAILGKGGKTLVEYQELTGARIQISKKGEFIPGTRNRKVTITGSPAATQAAQYLISQRITYEQGVRATNPQKVG